The genomic segment CTTACCATATCTAACAGCCCCCACCCCAAGTTTAAGCCAATCTTTCTCATTAACATTTGTAGCTGTAGCTGATTTAATAGCCACATCGCCACTCTCGATAGCCAGGTTGAATTGGTTGTTTTCGTCATCAGCCAGAGGGAGTGCAAGTTCAGGCCAAAATGTCAAGATCAGGATCAGAACTAATACAATGTTGcataaaaactaattttaatcctataaataaaaataattaataaatctttCCAGCAGAGTGCCTAATTATCGCTTGTGAGGCGTGTCCAACTTACTTTTTTTATTACTCTCTCCTAATTTATCTATGAAGTTAGTCATGCCGaaattgtgaattttgtttcgtCTACCGACCTCTCTCATCGATCACTCTAATTATTCTGTTATGAAGGTGATTAGGTGAAACATCAGACTTTGACTCTCaactagttttgttttttctttcggGTACAAATTAATCCACTTCAACTACTTTCGAATTTAAGACAGATTGTAACTCATCTTATTCGTAACCCATTCGTAACTCATCAcgttttattttctcataatttttttcgTACTCAGTATTTTTCAGTCAATACCAAATCAGTGGATGGTAATACAGGTTTAAACCAGCATAACTAAAGACCAATACAATgctgttcaaaaaaaaaaaaaaaaaaactaaagaccAATACAAACTCTTTATCCTACAACTCACATGGTCTCGTTGGAACCCatgccttttttttcttctttaagtgGTTCTTGTACTTTCTTAGCAGCCGTGTATTAAAACATaaaccttttctcttctttattttagttttaaagccGATCATCATCCACTAAAATTATTTAGACTTTgttaaaaataatgtaaatacaACAAAATTTCCTATTTCTAATAAGTGTCAGAGAGGATTGTTCAAGTAAAAGATCGACACATAAGTTTTGCTCCCCCTTATGAGGGCATCTGAGTCACATGCCTCCACATGCCACCAAAGAGTTTGGAACTTCCCATACTCATAATTACATATATGTGGATGTGGCTGCGTAAATGATGAACACATCCTTCAGAGAACACGTGTTAGATATTCATTGATATAACACCTTAAGCTGATTAACGAGAAAAGGGATCTTGCCATCTTGGTCATGTGAAATGTTCCTTGGCATTTTTAGTtcacaaatatatattcttgttaACGTACTTGACAagtatatctaaaatatttattaatgcATGTGGAAACAATATAGTTACATAGATAGTAGATGGTTAAGATGTAGTCTTGCTGGtcttgtattaatcaattgaaGAGCCTTctatatcttatttttcttggtttagtagcttattgtttttactattaTCAGTCTAATGCACATGTCATTTCAGAGTGTTTTTACTGTTAATTGAATTTTAagcagttttttaaaaaatgttaaattgaaataaaatttatataacgccggattttaattaatatacgAGGAAGTCAAGCACGTTAAACTTGAATGCGTTCGCATTCAGTTGATGCCAAACTCAAAGTTCAAAGAAGGCATGCATTATTAAGGTTTCTTTTACTATTTCCATACTTTCTCGTAGGAATGGGTCTTTTAAAATTGACCTATATATGCATAAAAAAGGGTCTACAAACTTGAAATCTTACGGCGACCAATAATTGGTTTGATGCTACTATTATTGTGCTTATatgcttttaaaatttgtaGTCGGCCAATAATTGGAGcgtgaaatatttttattcttttataagGACAATTGGagaaattaaagttaaaaaagataaaacaatagagaatctctctctcactttttctGGTGGATTCCAACTCTTCCGTCGTAACTTTTGCTTTCCAACAATTTCTAAGGAATTGTTTAGTGTAGAGTGTTAATTAATATACATGTCTTTATCCTtaatacaaaaccctaatctgaTTAAAGAAAATGCTAAGtcacagaagaaacaaagaattgCACCAAATCTTAGTTTGATTAGTGGTATCATATGTACatatcaaaataacatattttctgGTCAACGTGAGGCAAATTATCATCggatttttatgaatttttttcatttcaatttttctctGTCAATTATAGACAAACTCAATTTTAGCAAAATGACTACGATTTTAAGCATGTACGTGAGTAGAGAGTGTTCGAGTAGGAGATAGAGATAACTagtaaactttttttcttttttttgaacaacagaGATAACTagtaaactttttttcttttttttgaacaacagaGATAACTAGTAAACTTGTAATAATCTTTCAAGTGATTTCGTGAAATTTTTAAGATGGTTTCCAGATGAGAAAAAAGATTTTACCGTGAGATCTCAAATTCGTTAACTCGCGTGTTTCTTGTATCGTTTAATTAGTTAAACTCAGCGCTTGTTAAATACGATACTCTCGTAAAATGATTGGCATAATCCGGAAGTATATCCGTAGGTCTTACTTCTTTACTATGAATTTACGTGTAACAAACTATTTTCCAACGACTCAATGGGCACATAAGTTTGGAAGCCTATGAATGATTCTATGAAAGATTCGGATCTAGAACTAATTCCTTCATtaagttattattataaatcaAATACTCTGACTCTCTGAGTTAATGGTTCATTGAATAATTTGAATATGACGAAAATATGTTAGGcaaaatagattttgtaaatatagtGATCAGCACGTGTCGATAGTGTGTGATTGGCAAACCATAGAGCTTCACAATTCACGGGCCAATTGACTTAAGAATTTCCATTATACTGTAGTCTAGCTAGAGCATAGCCTAAGAACTTAGGGTTGTTAGTCATATAAATTAACCATTTAATATCCTCTTCCATAATAACTTTGGAGCATCAAAATTATCTAAActatttcataattataattatatatttatacgcCACCAAATTTTACAATGATCTTCTTGTGGCATGTCGGGAGAAATGGGTGAAGTAGCATTGATGGTTTGTTCAAAAGTAGACAGCTAATAACGTGGGAAGACTAAAACCCTACTATAATTAAAGCCTAACTAACGATAATGATTTATCTAATTACTTTTTAAGCGCTAACTACAAAACATTTTCTTCATTGTCTCTCAAGCTATAGCTATATAAGAACATGCACACTTGTAATTGATTAAGTCCACGTCTAGGATATGAGAAGTCAATCAAGTTGGTCCTTGAAACAGATTATACAATTATATCAGacctagttttttttgttttgttcattagTTATgaggaaaatattgaaaatcttgatttgcatcttttcatgagTCAAAATATTGAGTTTGACCACATGGGAATGTGACCCTAACAATCAAATATTAATCTAGATTGTCGACATGCTCAATTTTGGGTAAAGTATGGTAAAACTTCTGCCAAATAAATTCAGATACTTGATTTTCTAAAACCAACATCACTTttgtgttatattatatataactatttatataattttatagctATTTCACGCTTCTACAACTTCAGCCGTTTTGACTTTGAGTtacgaaaacaacaaaaaatggaaaaaaatgaagtgaattttaaaatacttgttttttttttctttaggttACACTGATCCGAAATAAATAACGTTAAGATCGAATGAAGGTGATCagtgttaaatttgggcttattttgggtttctaactaaaaaccaattggcaattagtagatagactctaaacttttatatattaatgataattctttcaaacttcagatgtgggacttggattgtatatTCCAACAATTTTccttcaaaccaaggaccacATGTGGGATATTAACACGTCTCCTTGAGATGCTCGAACCGATCCTACTTGGACCGACACTAAACCCCTTCTTGGACCCTCATTACTCGAGTTAACAAGAGGCATGTtcgtatccacttttctaggtccaccagaattttaattttgggctcttataccatgttaaatttggacTTATCTTGGGTTTctaacaaaaaaccaattggcaattagtaaaTTGATTCTaaacctttatatattaatgataatcccttcaaacttcagatgtgggacttggattgtatatTCCAACAATCAGAGTGCACTTTGTGAATATGGCAAATCTATAAatgttattattgtttatattcAAAACCTCGGCATTCAAAAactagaaggaaaaaaacatttgaacgAGGTCTTCTTGATATACACAAACTGTTGAACATTGACTTCAAAGTATATATAGAGTTGTATGTCAGAGAGATTCTCTTTTGGTGCTCTCTTCTTGGGATTCCTAAGACTTGCAAAAATAATGTTACATAAGATTCCATCCTAAGATAATTGGTTACGCATAATTAGGCGTTTATTActgtctttttttatataaaaaaaaacttaaagaaaagTAGTTAAGCCTCCCTTAATTAGTCCAGCTTAGAAGAAATGATCCGATTCCGATCACAGGTCGAGTCTGTTTGACGCTATCTTCCTACACAAGTTGTGCCCCATAATAGAATATACCGTTTTTCATCATGTTTTCCGAAagtaaagtaaaataaaataaaagatccCTTCTTCTTTGCAAATAGATTCCATACGATGAGCTTAGCTTTAAgattctattgtttttttttttgttaacagcTTTTATAATTCTATTTCTGAGAAGCCCTGTATTAGAAGAAATAGCATATATGAACTAAGATCTCCAAAGAATTTAATTTAGAGTAGGATGGGTCATCCACAAAAGCCGATATGGTTATTATTTgatatgaattgaaaaaaaattatctaaaaatcACATCGTTCATCTAGTCAAATaattctctctcctttttttaatCCGAAAATAGAAACACAATCCTAAccaaagttaaataaaaaaataaaaaaaaaaataaaaaaattgaaccatCTTATAATAACATGATTTGTCAAGTCTCAAAAATTCGTATAAGAATTTTGTAATGGAGATTGAACAGTCAAAATTGAATAGAAACATGTTATTAAACCAATATATGTTCATTTCGTTTGAGAATCATGAAAAAGTACATGTCAAAGTATTTATACATAGACTCATAGTGAAAATTATATAGAACCACATTgattataataatgtaaaatacaTCCCATGAGAATGGATCTACAATATtcttataaacattttatatatgcGTTGAGTACAATAAAAGTAGGAAACggaaaaggaaatattaaaataaataaaaaaagttatttaaaaaaacttctgTACTTAAAGCTCTCATCATGCTCCAGATCTCAATTGTTTCCATTCCACTAAACGTTGCAAGAAATCCATAACCTGTtaacaattaagaaaatagtACAATATCAGCTTATAATATATGTACGATGGGTCACATAACAATAATTTAACTTCTAAAACATAATGGAAACTTTCTAATTTAGATGTTAACACAATACCTCATCGGGCTCTTGTAGAGAATAAGACGCACTGGTCTCTTTTGGAAATTTGGATACAAGGATGCCAAGaccttgttttctttctctcaatatCTACAACGTTATTCAATAAAATTTACTAGTTAGATTGTTGAACCttacttaataataataataaaaagattattgAACGTTAACTAATTTAATTCAATATCACAATAAGACTCGATATACACCTTAAATGCATCTTCGTCTGTGCGGTCATCTCCGATGTAAAGAGGAAACACGTCGGTACAGTTAGCGTATCCTACACAAAGCCAATActaattttgattaatattaCTGATCTTAGCCATTCGCACTcgtaattaattagttaatagTTGAGGAATATTTTACCTAGTGATTCTAATAAAAACTCGAGTGCTTTGCCTTTATCCCATTTAATGATAGGACGAACCTCCAAAACCTGAAATGATTATACCAGAATATAAATAAACTCTGTTAATAAAGTAAACACTTAGTCCTTTACCTTAAactctaattaaataattaatactatatCGTACTTTTCTTCCTTGAGTAAGACGGAGCTTAGGGTAGTCCTTCATTACTGATCGAACTTGGTTAGCCAAATCACTCCAGTTCTgtcaatatataaattaattaattaaatgattagttttgttttaagtacatgattaatagatttttttttttaaaaaggagaaTATTATCGTACATTTTCATTGACGCGTCGGAAGTGAACAGAGACACAGAACTTATTGTTCTCTACTTGGGCTCCGGgagtaagttttgttttctgcaCTAATTTTTGATAAACCTGTacaaacaatatttaaaataaatgtaagtGACAAGAAAATAggtctatattattatttaaaaatattgttatttgaATATATGAGAATAAATAATCTTGAAGGAGATTGTGACCTCATCGATCATGGGGAGAAACTCTGTAGCTGGTTGGCAAAGAAGAGATTTACTATCCTGTAAATTTTGTATGCAACAACAAAATATGAGGATAAAAgttgatattaatttatttcagtttcaaaattttatttatgtaaaaagtaaagaaaaaacttactTCCTCATATTTGGAACCTTGCTCTGGTCCTTTGATGTCCATTCCATGACTTCCAGCATAGTACAACTCAGTCAGtttcacaaaattataaacctGAAAAATTGTCATAATCAAATCATTAGTTTAAGAAGTACTAATCAAATCATTAGTTTAAAGACTTTAAGTTTAATAAATACCTTTTCTCTGCATCTCCCACTAACTATGGCCGTCGGGAAACAGTTTGCTAACTTCCTCACAGTTCTCCTCATCTAAAAAAATCAGACCCAAAAGAGACTAtaagttaaatatttttctcaatAATTAAGTAAATTTCTTTATTGATATTGGTAATGGAAATGAACCTTCTTAGACATGAAAGCTCGATCAGGATCATCAACAATGGGAGATAGAGTCCCATCATAGTCCAAGAACATAACGATTTGTTTTCCTTCAGAGAGGTGAAGAATGTCTTCAAACATATCCAAAGCTGATGGATGTTCTGTCtgcaaaaattatatatacactccttttattattatttattaataagagaaaagaaaaacatatgtaTGTACgtaaatattatgtatatagagCTAGCTTGATTGAGTAAATGATANAAAAAACTTACTTCCTCATATTTGGAACCTTGCTCTGGTCCTTTGATGTCCATTCCATGACTTCCAGCATAGTACAACTCAGTcagtttaacaaaattataaacctgAAAAATTGTCATAATCAAATCATTAGTTTAAGAAGTACTAATCAAATCATTAGTTTAAAGACTTTAAGTTTAATAAATACCTTTTCTCTGCATCTCCCACTAACTATGGCCGTCGGGAAACAGTTTGCTAACTTCCTCACAGTTCTCCTCATCTAAAAAAATCAGACCCAAAAGAGACTAtaagttaaatatttttctcaatAATTAAGTAAATTTCTTTATTGATATTCGTAATGGAAATGAACCTTCTTAGACATGAAAGCTCGATCAGGATCATCAACAATGGGAGATAGAGTCCCATCATAGTCCAAGAACATAACGATTTGTTTTCCTTCAGAGAGGTGAAGAATGTCTTCAAACATATCCAAAGCTGATGGATGTTCTGTCtgcaaaaattatatatacactccttttattattatttatttataagagaaaagaaaaacatatgtaTGTACgtaaatattatgtatatagagCTAGCTTGATTGAGTAAATGATATACGTACGAGCCAAGAGTTTTGTTTCAACAAAGATTTAAGATGAGTAGGAGAACAAGCTCTCATTGAATCAACCCATGAATTGATTAGTCCTCCTCCATGGTTGATAACAAGATCTTGAAGAACTTTCTTCTTCGCCGTTGTTACgtcgttgtttgatttgtttcccGTTTCTTTTTCCAcggtttttgtgttttcttctatgaatcttactgaaaaaaaaaaacaaaatcaaaaaaacaaaaacaggtaAGGATATATAAGAGAATATGAACTAGGGTACGTATTATTTTAGTATAAGAAACTAAACAATATACCCATTTTAGTTCGAAAATGTGAGTGGAacgaaagatttttttttttcttttttctatggAAGGAAAGAGATTTGAGTTACAGAGTAAGAAATGTGAGTGTGGGCTTTGAGAGAGACAGAGGCTAAGGTGTGGTATGGTCTGAATTTATAGTGGCAAATTattataggaaaataaaataaaagtttatgttttgGGCAACATTataaacttaacaaaaaaaggaaaaagaaaaaattcagaTATTGTGTGTGTCCGAACTCCGAACGCTGGAACCCATTGAGAGTGTGTCCCCACAAAGCGGCTTTCTCGCTCTCAccgatcgttttttttttttgtagcaacCGCCGCGTGGTCCCCTTCCCATTAACAGCACCACCGGTACCATATTATATGCTCTTCTTTTTGCCCTCTTGctccttaattttgtttttatcaataaTAATCTCTGGTACTCAActataataattagatataaaGAACCAGATCAATCGTTTCAcatttgtaaattttcaaattaattcGAAATATCATTGAATGAAAGAGAAAATCATCACTTTAGCTCATTATTTTAACAGGTTACGAATTAAGACCTTAGAGTTTCATCAGCCAATCATGCTCCTAacatgtaattttattatatgacaAAAGTTTCTCGTTGCTGCATCGAACATTTTTccctttgttttatgttatatttaattagttatatatataactgctGAAATTTATTGGGAGCTTTATTGAAGAATGATTTGGCTTGCTATTATAATTATGGTCCGGTTAATTTTATGGAAATGGGAAAACTTTGCTGCTTTTGGTCTGATAATTGGTTCCATTTGGTAACTTGAAAACTTAGCTAGGTAATGAGGATCTTTTATATTTGGGCATCTCTGAGCTTCCACTATCCTAGCTCAGCTAAGGAACTAGAGACTCCCTTCAATAAGTTCAGTATGTGAAAATGTTCATGTACATGTCATCTTCGTTTTATGTGAAATTTTCCACAAATGTATAAGCTGAAGCTACAGTATACTTTTCCTGGCGGGAAAGGAACAACCGTTTTCACTCTTTCACCTCTTCCTCTGTCTTTGGGCAAGTTGATTGAAGTACACGGGACACGTTGC from the Camelina sativa cultivar DH55 chromosome 12, Cs, whole genome shotgun sequence genome contains:
- the LOC104729298 gene encoding probable trehalose-phosphate phosphatase H isoform X1, translated to MVRFIEENTKTVEKETGNKSNNDVTTAKKKVLQDLVINHGGGLINSWVDSMRACSPTHLKSLLKQNSWLTEHPSALDMFEDILHLSEGKQIVMFLDYDGTLSPIVDDPDRAFMSKKMRRTVRKLANCFPTAIVSGRCREKVYNFVKLTELYYAGSHGMDIKGPEQGSKYEEDSKSLLCQPATEFLPMIDEVYQKLVQKTKLTPGAQVENNKFCVSVHFRRVNENNWSDLANQVRSVMKDYPKLRLTQGRKVLEVRPIIKWDKGKALEFLLESLGYANCTDVFPLYIGDDRTDEDAFKILRERKQGLGILVSKFPKETSASYSLQEPDEVMDFLQRLVEWKQLRSGA
- the LOC104729298 gene encoding probable trehalose-phosphate phosphatase H isoform X2 is translated as MFEDILHLSEGKQIVMFLDYDGTLSPIVDDPDRAFMSKKMRRTVRKLANCFPTAIVSGRCREKVYNFVKLTELYYAGSHGMDIKGPEQGSKYEEDSKSLLCQPATEFLPMIDEVYQKLVQKTKLTPGAQVENNKFCVSVHFRRVNENNWSDLANQVRSVMKDYPKLRLTQGRKVLEVRPIIKWDKGKALEFLLESLGYANCTDVFPLYIGDDRTDEDAFKILRERKQGLGILVSKFPKETSASYSLQEPDEVMDFLQRLVEWKQLRSGA